Proteins encoded by one window of Bactrocera oleae isolate idBacOlea1 chromosome 4, idBacOlea1, whole genome shotgun sequence:
- the Mal-A5 gene encoding maltase A3, with protein MMLRRLSLFLLVSICSGVTIVSAGGYPNYHAHFDFIAWDKHSAAAKVNASQKWWQSAAFYQIYPRSFKDSNGDGVGDLKGIAEQLPYLKEIGIAATWISPIYNSPMADFGYDVANFTDIDPIFGTLDDFDALIAKSREVGVKIILDFVPNHSSDEHEWFKKSAAGDKDFKDFYVWHPGRLVNGTRLPPTNWMSVFRGSAWQWHEIRKEYYLHQFLSKQPDLNYRNPKVRAAMSDVLRFWLRRGVAGFRIDAVPFAFEIAPDANGNWPDEPRNDWVIDPDDYNYVKHIYTVDQPETLDLVYEWRRVLDKFQKENGGDERVMLTEAYSPIDVVVKYYGNDTAEGAQIPFNFLMINWLSNDSDAYHFAETVNTWLKSMPEGRTANWVIGNHDQNRVGSRLGADRIDMLNMLTNILPGVSVSYYGEEIGMTDVWISWNDTVDPSACHTNPDIYERFSRDPERTPFQWSNAQNAGFSTAKKTWLPVADDYKTVNVLRERDASLSHLNIYKQLHALRNESTLRHGSVEVKAVTQNVLGVKRMLLNDYTYVLLMNLYDSTEEVDLKRTFDNIPEELEYIIVTEKSKAKRGDTLKSTGIQILPKEAVVLRSATKLTTTVGYFAYYMPKNEKI; from the exons ATGATGCTTAGGCGTCTATCGTTATTTCTATTAGTGTCAATTTGTAGTGGCGTCACCATTGTGAGCGCTGGCGGCTATCCAAATTATCATGCGCATTTTGATTTTATCGCGTGGGATAAACATAGCGCTGCGGCGAAGGTGAATGCTTCGCAGAAGTGGTGGCAATCGGCGGCGTTCTATCAAATTTACCCAAGGTCATTTAAAGACAGCAATGGCGACGGGGTGGGTGATCTGAAGG GCATCGCAGAGCAGCTACCCTACCTAAAAGAGATCGGTATTGCAGCGACATGGATATCTCCTATCTATAATTCGCCAATGGCGGATTTCGGTTATGATGTCGCCAATTTTACCGACATTGATCCTATTTTCGGTACACTCGATGATTTCGACGCGTTGATCGCCAAATCACGTGAAGTGGGTGTGAAAATAATATTGGACTTCGTGCCGAATCATTCGAGCGATGAACATGAATGGTTCAAAAAATCGGCCGCAGGCGACAAGGACTTTAAAGACTTTTATGTTTGGCATCCGGGGCGTCTGGTTAATGGCACGCGTCTGCCGCCAACGAATTGGATGAGCGTATTTCGTGGCTCCGCATGGCAGTGGCATGAAATCCGCAAAGAGTACTATCTGCATCAATTTCTGAGTAAGCAGCCGGACTTGAACTATCGCAATCCGAAAGTGCGCGCTGCTATGAGT GACGTATTGCGGTTTTGGTTAAGACGGGGCGTCGCCGGTTTTCGCATCGATGCGGTGCCGTTTGCATTTGAAATAGCGCCCGATGCAAATGGCAATTGGCCAGATGAGCCACGCAATGACTGGGTTATCGATCCGGATGACTACAATTATGTTAAACACATCTACACCGTGGATCAGCCGGAGACATTGGACTTAGTGTATGAATGGCGTCGCGTTTTGGACAAATTTCAGAAAGAGAATGGTGGCGACGAACGTGTTATGCTAACTGAAGCATATTCACCTATCGACGTAGTGGTGAAGTATTATGGAAATGACACGGCAGAGGGTGCGCAGATACCGTTTAATTTTCTCATGATCAATTGGCTGTCAAATGACTCCGATGCCTACCACTTTGCGGAGACTGTAAATACTTGGTTGAAGAGCATGCCAGAAGGACGTACAGCCAATTGGGTG ATTGGAAATCATGATCAAAATCGCGTTGGCTCTCGTCTCGGCGCTGATCGTATTGACATGTTGAACATGCTGACGAATATTCTGCCTGGTGTTAGCGTTTCATATTATGGCGAAGAGATCGGCATGACGGACGTATGGATCTCGTGGAATGATACTGTGGATCCCTCAGCTTGTCACACCAATCCGGATATCTATGAAAGGTTCTCGCGTGATCCCGAACGTACACCTTTTCAGTGGAGTAATGCTCAGAATGCCGGTTTCAGCACAGCTAAAAAGACTTGGCTGCCTGTCGCTGACGACTACAAAACGGTGAACGTGTTACGAGAGCGCGATGCATCGTTGAGCCACTTGAATATCTACAAACAACTGCATGCTTTGCGAAATGAATCTACATTGCGTCACGGTAGTGTGGAGGTAAAGGCTGTGACACAAAATGTTTTGGGCGTCAAGCG CATGCTGCTCAACGATTACACATACGTTTTGCTAATGAATCTGTATGATTCCACGGAGGAAGTGGATTTAAAGCGCACGTTCGATAATATACCAGAAGAGCttgaatatattattgttaccgAGAAAAGTAAAGCGAAGAGGGG TGACACTCTAAAGTCGACGGGCATTCAAATATTACCAAAGGAAGCCGTTGTGTTGCGTTCTGCCACCAAATTGACCACTACAGTGGGTTACTTTGCTTATTACATGccaaaaaatgagaaaatttag
- the Mal-A6 gene encoding maltase A3 produces the protein MRKIISLVLLLAFSQQPSFACDGTVRQSAADSREWWQSAQFYQIYPRSFMDSNGDGIGDLAGITSRLNYLKDLGVTAVWLSPIYTSPMADFGYDIADFFDIQSEYGTLNDFDNLVQEANRLGLKVILDFVPNHSSDENEWFKKSVRRERGYEDYYVWHDGYTNESGVRVPPSNWLQAFRGSAWEWNEERQQYYLHQFAVKQPDLNYRNPAVVAQMKRVLTYWLDRGVAGFRVDAVPWCFEVLPDESGRYPDEPKSGYTDDPDDSSYLLHIYTQDLPETLDMVYQWRKLLDDYQRIHGGDRRVLLTEAWSPLDYVMKFYGNRTTEGAQMPFNFQFIVGGNSDKNNTNLPAPGFVKIISSWLDNMPSSDTANWVMGNHDQRRVGSRYGEGRIDLMNMLQMFLPGVSITYMGEEIGMTDLDISWADSRDPAACNSNENIYESFTRDPARTPFQWSNGANAGFSTNSSTWLPINPNYVTVNVQTEEDASKSHLTIYNQLAELRKTKTLQQGGVSYTAIGDNILAIKRFLKDEKTYLLLANVLDSAATADVSDVLRVSGSFNATITNMLSNRIEGDIVNVNNVSLGAYEAIIVESM, from the exons ATGCGAAAAATAATTTCGCTAGTTTTGCTTCTAGCATTTAGCCAACAGCCTTCTTTTGCCTGTGATGGTACGGTTAGGCAGTCTGCTGCGGACTCCCGTGAGTGGTGGCAGTCGGCACAGTTCTACCAAATTTATCCGCGCTCCTTTATGGACTCCAATGGTGATGGTATTGGCGATCTTGCCGGTATCACTTCGCGGTTAAACTATTTGAAGGATTTGGGCGTTACTGCTGTTTGGCTTTCGCCAATCTACACTTCACCAATGGCGGATTTTGGCTACGATATTGCTGATTTTTTCGATATACAATCCGAGTATGGTACGTTGAATGACTTCGACAACCTTGTGCAGGAGGCAAATAGACTTGGACTGAAAGTGATTTTGGATTTCGTGCCGAATCACTCTAGTGATGAGAACGAATGGTTTAAGAAGTCAGTGCGTCGTGAGCGTGGCTACGAAGACTACTACGTGTGGCACGATGGCTATACAAATGAAAGCGGTGTGCGTGTACCACCGAGTAATTGG CTCCAAGCTTTTCGTGGTTCCGCCTGGGAATGGAACGAGGAACGTCAACAATATTATCTCCATCAATTCGCGGTCAAACAACCGGACTTGAACTACCGGAACCCCGCCGTAGTCGCGCAAATGAAGCGCGTGCTTACTTACTGGCTGGATCGCGGTGTTGCTGGTTTCCGTGTAGATGCCGTACCTTGGTGCTTCGAAGTACTGCCGGACGAGAGTGGCCGTTACCCCGATGAACCGAAGAGTGGCTATACTGATGATCCTGATGATTCCAGTTAccttttgcatatatatacccAAGATCTACCGGAAACCTTAGATATGGTGTATCAATGGCGTAAGTTGCTGGATGATTACCAGCGTATTCATGGCGGCGATAGGCGGGTGTTGCTCACTGAGGCCTGGTCCCCGCTAGATTACGTAATGAAATTCTATGGCAATCGAACGACCGAAGGCGCACAAATGCCATTCAATTTCCAATTCATTGTTGGCGGTAATTCAGATAAGAACAATACAAATTTGCCAGCGCCTGGTTTCGTAAAGATCATCAGCAGTTGGTTGGATAATATGCCGAGCAGCGATACAGCCAATTGGGTG ATGGGCAATCACGATCAGCGGCGTGTGGGCAGCCGTTATGGAGAGGGACGTATTGACCTCATGAATATGCTACAGATGTTCCTACCGGGAGTTAGTATAACTTATATG GGCGAAGAGATTGGAATGACCGATTTGGACATCTCTTGGGCAGATAGTCGCGATCCCGCTGCCTGCAATTCAAATGAGAATATTTACGAATCATTTACTCGTGATCCCGCGCGTACGCCCTTCCAATGGAGCAATGGTGCGAATGCCGGTTTCTCCACGAACAGCTCAACATGGCTGCCCATCAATCCAAACTATGTGACTGTGAATGTGCAGACCGAGGAAGACGCGTCGAAGAGTCATTTGACAATTTACAATCAGCTGGCGGAGCTGCGCAAAACAAAAACGCTGCAGCAGGGCGGTGTCAGCTATACAGCTATTGGCGATAATATTTTGGCCATTAAGCG TTTCTTGAAAGATGAAAAGACATACCTTTTATTGGCCAACGTACTGGACTCCGCTGCCACAGCGGACGTTAGCGATGTACTGCGCGTCAGCGGCAGCTTCAACGCTACGATAACAAATATGTTATCGAACAGAATAGAAGG TGATATCGTGAACGTCAACAATGTCTCGTTGGGTGCCTATGAGGCGATTATAGTGGAATCGATGTGA
- the LOC106622648 gene encoding maltase A1, with the protein MKSIKFVRYFVAFIILSVLSAHSGCLACTLSNRAQAEQKDWWQTAQFYQIYPRSFQDSDGDGIGDLKGITSRLEYLKDIGVTAAWLSPIFKSPMVDFGYDIADFYEIQPEYGTMDDFHELIAKANAMGLKIILDFVPNHSSDECEWFQKSLRRERGYEDYYVWHNGKLDADGKRIPPSNWLQSFRGSAWEWREERQQYYLHQFAVQQADLNYRNPAVVEQMKRIIRYWLDQGVAGFRVDAVPVLFEVEPDENGQYPDEEVSGTTDDKDDRAYLKSDLVENRPETIDMVYQWRKVMDDYQRIHGGDTRVLLIETYAPAAYTMQMYGNRTVEGAHLPFNFNLITMLTQDVSASYVQQAVDEWLKHMPAKRTENWVIGNHDKRRAASRYGVQRTDAMNMLVMTLPGASVTYQGEELGMIDGVISWEDTVDPAACNSNEDIYENFTRDPSRTPFQWTAGTNAGFSNASKTWLPLAPDYQTLNVDVESSSANSHLKIYKSLIALRKRSKTLQNGSYKYKALANNFFALKRFLAGEDTVVYIANFGNDTSTVDLQNDFDTFLPDAMSLTISSLYSTKISGSDINIKSLSLAAGEALILSGRAN; encoded by the exons atgaaatcaataaaatttgttcGGTATTTCGTAGCGTTCATAATATTGTCGGTGCTTTCCGCGCATAGCGGTTGCCTGGCTTGCACGCTCTCAAACCGTGCACAGGCGGAGCAGAAAGACTGGTGGCAAACTGCACAGTTCTATCAGATTTATCCACGCTCTTTCCAGGATTCCGACGGCGATGGTATTGGTGATTTGAAGGGAATTACGTCGCGTTTGGAGTATCTCAAGGATATTGGCGTAACGGCGGCTTGGCTGTCGCCAATTTTTAAATCTCCGATGGTGGACTTTGGCTATGACATTGCAGACTTCTACGAAATTCAACCGGAATACGGCACAATGGATGATTTTCACGAGTTGATTGCAAAGGCGAACGCAATGggtctaaaaattattttggattttGTACCAAATCATTCTAGTGATGAGTGTGAGTGGTTTCAGAAATCACTAAGGCGTGAGCGCGGTTACGAGGATTACTATGTATGGCACAATGGCAAGCTGGATGCGGATGGCAAACGCATTCCGCCGAGTAACTGG TTGCAATCGTTTCGCGGTTCAGCGTGGGAATGGCGTGAGGAACGCCAGCAATACTATCTGCATCAATTCGCCGTGCAGCAGGCCGATCTTAACTATCGCAATCCTGCTGTGGTGGAACAAATGAAACGCATAATTCGCTACTGGCTTGACCAAGGTGTGGCTGGTTTTCGCGTCGATGCAGTGCCGGTGCTTTTCGAAGTGGAACCCGACGAGAATGGGCAATATCCCGACGAGGAGGTGAGTGGCACCACCGATGATAAAGACGATCGCGCTTACCTCAAAAGTGATCTCGTGGAAAATCGTCCAGAGACCATCGATATGGTTTATCAGTGGCGTAAAGTAATGGATGACTATCAGCGCATCCATGGTGGTGACACGCGTGTGCTGCTGATCGAAACGTACGCACCGGCCGCATACACGATGCAAATGTACGGCAACCGAACAGTCGAGGGCGCGCATTTGCCGTTCAACTTCAATTTGATTACCATGCTGACACAGGATGTGAGCGCGTCGTACGTGCAGCAGGCGGTCGATGAGTGGCTGAAGCATATGCCGGCAAAACGTACAGAGAATTGGGTG ATCGGTAATCACGATAAACGTCGCGCGGCTAGCCGCTATGGTGTGCAACGAACCGATGCCATGAATATGCTGGTCATGACTTTGCCCGGAGCAAGTGTCACCTATCAG ggTGAAGAATTGGGCATGATTGATGGCGTGATCTCATGGGAGGATACGGTTGACCCCGCTGCTTGCAACTCAAATGAAGACATATATGAGAACTTTACGCGTGATCCGTCACGTACGCCATTCCAATGGACCGCAGGCACTAACGCTG GTTTCTCCAATGCATCAAAGACATGGCTACCGCTTGCACCAGACTACCAAACGCTCAATGTTGACGTGGAGAGCTCGAGTGCAAATTCTCATCTGAAGATCTACAAGTCACTGATCGCTTTGCGAAAACGCTCAAAGACACTACAGAATGGCTCATACAAATATAAGGCACTCGCAAACAACTTTTTCGCTTTAAAACG CTTCTTAGCCGGCGAGGACACCGTTGTATACATCGCTAATTTTGGCAATGACACTAGTACTGTGGATCTGCAGAACGATTTTGATACTTTTCTACCCGATGCTATGAGCTTGACGATAAGCAGCCTGTACTCAACGAAAATCAGCGG CTCCGACATTAATATCAAGAGTTTGTCGTTGGCAGCCGGTGAGGCCTTGATTTTGAGTGGACGCGCTAATTGA